From a region of the Phragmites australis chromosome 21, lpPhrAust1.1, whole genome shotgun sequence genome:
- the LOC133903831 gene encoding protein PLASTID MOVEMENT IMPAIRED 1-like — MDGSGGDGAPAAAGSGTSLSDYLDGPDAIHLRAASLAIVRSGAAEGGPRVVDGSGRAERRARSPRRLSLSSWLGARPRAPAGEKVAAVVDSRSPVSAAEMEGSKKRPSAWRSWKPVRALSHIGKRRAGCLFSIEVAAVRGLPASVEGLRLAVTVRKAETKDGAVQTMPCRVRDGAADFDETLFVRCNLYFTGGAGTGKPLELEPRRFVVSVIAIEAQARGVRLGTHTVDVTSLVLDSVEKSSEGRRVRWFDKTFALSGKAAGGELLLKLGFQLMEDAGLSLYTQAEERDMSPAARARAHTKNSFSISSTTPKLSASDAAISPSMRAYKQLVNRICIDENEDPVTSLMPRKPGDDELSAATTDAGDVYSLPEYEVVEKGVETVKEVVRYQAHRDVLRELDSIAEQIEAIEALMTNGGKKSPNAVDRQQRLDADEEMVTVEFLRKLDVDDDNKKLKQPVTLRSQSPRKAATPPVVPDLGRSLGPAVQTRNGGFLVSMNPFDLPLGSGDGPPKLAMQVSRPFVLPGAMAATGFDVLQKMAVAGDADEVRRKVASLGDMDNLTGKTPEQVGFEGIAEAVIGGRRTDEIASSTAARSVRLVRKLAAAVSEGRSERVATGIWRVRDDPETLEEVLSFSLQKLEAMAVDALMIQAEMADEDAPFDVAPAAGDTSVFDSLVPSDQWSESRGSDGRVTLVAAIQLRDPSRRYEAVGAPMVAVVQSARMLGAAGHSAGRFKVRSLQVGGVQMRCPASGAGGKASWGAERQKLTATQWVLAHGPARAGKRATKPTAPARARLQRPEVVWSLSSRVFAGMWLKTMRNPDVRIGAGRT, encoded by the exons ATGGACGGATCGGGCGGTGATGgggctccggcggcggcgggctccGGCACCAGCCTGAGCGACTACCTCGACGGGCCGGACGCCATCCACCTGCGCGCCGCGTCGCTCGCCATCGTGCGCTCCGGGGCGGCGGAGGGCGGCCCGCGCGTCGTTGATGGGTCCGGAAGGGCGGAGCGGAGGGCGCGCTCGCCGCGCCGCCTCTCTCTGTCGTCCTGGCTCGGGGCGcgtcctagggctccggctggCGAGAAGGTGGCGGCAGTTGTGGATTCGAGGAGCCCAGTTTCCGCCGCGGAGATGGAGGGTAGTAAAAAGAGGCCGTCGGCATGGAGGAGCTGGAAGCCGGTGCGCGCGCTGTCCCACATCGGGAAGCGCCGCGCGGGGTG CCTGTTCTCGATCGAGGTGGCCGCCGTCCGCGGCCTACCGGCCTCCGTGGAGGGGCTCCGCCTCGCCGTCACCGTCCGCAAGGCGGAGACCAAGGACGGAGCTGTGCAGACCATGCCGTGCCGGGTGCGCGACGGCGCCGCGGACTTCGACGAGACGCTATTCGTCAGGTGCAACCTCTACTTCACCGGCGGCGCGGGCACCGGGAAGCCGCTGGAGCTCGAGCCGCGGAGGTTCGTCGTGTCCGTCATCGCCATCGAGGCTCAGGCTCGGGGCGTCCGCCTGGGGACGCACACCGTCGACGTCACCTCGCTCGTGCTCGACTCCGTCGAGAAGAGCTCCGAGGGACGCCGCGTCAGGTGGTTCGACAAGACGTTTGCACTCTCCGGCaaggcggccggcggcgagctgCTGCTCAAGCTGGGGTTTCAGCTCATGGAGGACGCAGGGCTCAGCCTTTACACGCAGGCGGAGGAGAGGGATATGTCTCCGGCCGCTCGCGCGAGGGCTCACACCAAGAATTCGTTCAGTATCTCAAGTACTACGCCCAAGCTTTCGGCATCCGATGCTGCCATCTCACCTTCCATGAGAGCTTACAAGCAGCTAGTTAACAGGATTTGCATCGACGAGAATGAAGATCCTGTAACGTCTTTAATGCCTCGGAAGCCCGGCGACGACGAGCTTTCCGCAGCCACCACCGATGCTGGGGACGTGTACAGCCTCCCGGAGTACGAGGTGGTGGAGAAGGGCGTCGAGACGGTTAAAGAAGTTGTCCGTTACCAGGCCCACCGCGACGTGCTGCGGGAGCTCGACTCCATTGCGGAGCAGATCGAGGCCATCGAGGCGTTGATGACCAACGGCGGGAAGAAGTCGCCGAACGCGGTGGATCGGCAGCAGCGCCTCGACGCGGATGAAGAGATGGTGACGGTAGAGTTCCTTAGGAAGCTCGACGTGGACGACGACAATAAGAAGCTCAAGCAGCCCGTGACGCTACGAAGCCAGTCGCCGAGGAAGGCGGCGACTCCGCCCGTGGTGCCTGACTTGGGGCGGAGCCTCGGCCCCGCCGTGCAAACGCGCAACGGCGGATTCTTGGTTTCCATGAACCCGTTCGACTTGCCGCTGGGGAGCGGAGATGGTCCCCCGAAGCTCGCCATGCAAGTGTCCAGGCCGTTCGTGCTGCCGGGCGCCATGGCCGCCACCGGGTTCGACGTGCTGCAAAAGATGGCGGTGGCGGGCGACGCCGACGAGGTGCGCCGCAAGGTGGCGTCGCTCGGGGACATGGATAACCTTACGGGGAAGACGCCCGAGCAGGTTGGTTTCGAGGGCATCGCTGAGGCGGTCATCGGTGGGCGGCGCACCGATGAGATCgcgagctcgacggcggcacggTCCGTGCGGCTCGTCCGGAAGCTCGCCGCCGCAGTGTCCGAGGGCCGGAGCGAGCGTGTCGCCACGGGCATCTGGAGGGTGAGGGACGACCCGGAGACGCTGGAGGAGGTGCTCTCCTTCTCCCTGCAGAAGCTGGAGGCCATGGCCGTGGACGCACTGATGATCCAAGCCGAGATGGCTGACGAGGACGCGCCGTTCGATGTGGCGCCGGCCGCGGGAGACACGAGCGTGTTCGACTCCCTGGTGCCCTCCGACCAGTGGTCCGAGTCCCGCGGCTCGGACGGCCGCGTCACGCTGGTGGCGGCCATCCAGCTGCGCGACCCGTCGCGGCGCTACGAGGCGGTGGGCGCGCCGATGGTCGCCGTCGTGCAGTCGGCCAGGATGCTGGGCGCAGCCGGCCACAGCGCCGGGAGGTTCAAGGTGCGGAGCCTGCAGGTCGGCGGCGTGCAGATGAGGTGCCCCGCGTCCGGAGCCGGCGGGAAAGCGAGCTGGGGCGCGGAGAGGCAGAAGCTGACGGCGACGCAGTGGGTGCTCGCCCACGGGCCGGCCCGCGCCGGCAAGAGGGCGACGAAGccgacggcgccggcgagggCGAGGCTGCAGCGGCCTGAAGTCGTGTGGAGCCTGTCGTCGAGGGTGTTCGCCGGGATGTGGCTCAAGACGATGCGCAACCCGGACGTGAGGATTGGCGCCGGCCGCACGTGA